A single window of Haliotis asinina isolate JCU_RB_2024 chromosome 5, JCU_Hal_asi_v2, whole genome shotgun sequence DNA harbors:
- the LOC137284282 gene encoding uncharacterized protein, translating into MSDNSNLRNTSPNTRPPGKNKNNVEDVVALELTHLFMLGLKRNKLQRQAFSMIDLLNTQLTHTRIKQIERIEQTLQCQCAEISRRYKDLHIDDVDSFCTQTFRLALFKRELVHCGIDVHERLTKFDEEEVASCEVVRCSLDETVASRVENFDELNKRQQRRRLTQIKNRSQESLSFLAEYRLSPTDLVMTSPTGTEFRVCFDENGQKRLESENLCSVVGIMDRFCISEAAYHELAQLYPYLPRAHNVINTRRQMTANLNIQRVPGDVNGARVSFRSELHKKLQDVLTENPDQTKVMVQLSVDGTRVSRISNYVVFSFRLVDMSESHSFDSIKTLAILNCREDYIKLKTSLQPLFEEINSVIDDGYMSVDDKALDVKIVFCADMKMILTILGLGGVSCNHACAWCLMHRGDRHNMEHPLDYFNRDDMKRNRQQMTEHAVKCQFGVQHTPLLKIEVEDYVLDELHLLLRITDLLERNLIDEVKTRDEEERTSKGKPTHMDQLVKSIKACGVSFSFWEDKETRKLKWTSLNGQEKRKLLAKLPQTLKGKLKPNTEERVLTLWSSLFEIHNKITSSESVDAGEVFELSRNWVKTFLSLDKHLSGYSESNITPYVHCMVYHVPFMIRKFGSLRSFSCQAFEKRNDVIKKIHQRKSNKWDPTVEALQICKRMEESSKSTRDKRQYIKRKPEYWNEKIQQTRRAKRAKLNLINCQPVEAVVLENMNEPELRDFIEGKGIKTKARSRDRLLKEAKRLDT; encoded by the coding sequence ATGTCGGACAATTCAAATCTGAGAAATACAAGTCCAAATACCCGACCGCCGGGAAAGAATAAAAATAACGTGGAGGATGTGGTGGCCTTGGAACTGACCCATCTCTTTATGCTAGGGCTTAAGCGGAACAAACTACAAAGGCAAGCATTCTCTATGATCGACCTTCTCAACacacaactcacacacacaaggATAAAACAGATTGAAAGAATTGAGCAGACTCTTCAATGTCAGTGTGCCGAAATAAGCAGGAGATATAAAGATTTACATATAGATGACGTGGACTCTTTTTGTACCCAAACATTCAGGTTGGCTTTGTTTAAAAGAGAATTAGTCCACTGTGGCATCGATGTTCATGAACGTTTAACCaaatttgatgaggaagaggTTGCATCCTGTGAGGTGGTCAGATGTTCTTTAGATGAAACGGTTGCTAGCAGAGTCGAGAATTTTGACGAACTAAACAAAAGGCAACAGCGGCGTCGCCTAACACAGATCAAGAATCGGTCTCAGGAGAGTCTTTCTTTCCTGGCGGAGTACAGGCTTTCTCCCACAGATCTCGTCATGACCTCGCCGACAGGCACAGAGTTCAGGGTTTGCTTTGATGAAAATGGCCAGAAACGTTTGGAGTCCGAGAACCTCTGCAGTGTTGTTGGTATCATGGACAGGTTTTGTATAAGTGAAGCTGCTTATCATGAACTTGCACAATTGTATCCATACCTACCCCGAGCGCATAATGTTATCAATACCCGCCGCCAAATGACCGCTAACCTCAACATCCAGCGAGTACCCGGCGATGTCAACGGAGCACGGGTTAGCTTCAGATCTGAACTTCACAAAAAATTACAAGACGTATTGACAGAAAATCCCGACCAAACTAAGGTTATGGTTCAGTTAAGCGTGGACGGAACCCGCGTCAGTCGTATATCTAACTATGTGGTATTTTCATTTCGGTTGGTGGACATGTCGGAGAGCCACTCTTTTGACAGTATCAAAACTCTGGCAATCTTAAACTGTAGAGAAGACTATATTAAACTGAAAACGTCCTTGCAACCATTATTCGAAGAAATTAACTCAGTAATTGATGATGGCTATATGAGTGTAGATGACAAAGCTTTAGACGTTAAAATTGTTTTCTGTGCTGATATGAAGATGATACTGACAATTCTTGGACTTGGGGGAGTTTCCTGCAATCACGCCTGTGCCTGGTGCTTGATGCACAGGGGTGATAGACACAACATGGAACATCCCCTTGACTACTTCAACAGAGACGACATGAAGAGGAACCGGCAACAGATGACAGAACATGCTGTTAAATGTCAGTTTGGGGTACAACACACTCCTCTCTTGAAAATAGAGGTGGAGGACTATGTACTAGATGAGCTACATCTTCTGCTAAGAATTACTGATCTTTTGGAGAGGAACCTGATTGATGAGGTAAAAACACGAGACGAAGAAGAAAGAACCTCGAAAGGAAAACCTACACATATGGATCAGCTTGTCAAGTCCATAAAAGCATGTGGAGTATCTTTCTCATTTTGGGAGGATAAGGAAACCAGGAAACTAAAATGGacgagtttgaatggtcaggaAAAAAGAAAACTCCTGGCTAAACTCCCACAAACATTAAAAGGTAAGCTTAAACCGAACACAGAGGAGAGAGTTTTAACACTGTGGTCTTCGTTGTTTGAAATACATAATAAAATCACATCCTCAGAGTCTGTGGATGCGGGAGAAGTGTTTGAACTGTCCAGAAATTGGGTAAAAACTTTCTTATCACTTGACAAACACTTATCAGGATACAGCGAAAGCAACATAACCCCATACGTCCATTGCATGGTGTACCATGTACCCTTCATGATACGAAAATTCGGCTCTCTGAGGTCATTCAGCTGCCAAGCTTTCGAGAAGCGCAATGATGTTATCAAGAAGATACATCAGCGGAAATCAAACAAATGGGACCCCACTGTTGAAGCTCTGCAGATCTGCAAACGCATGGAAGAAAGTTCCAAATCTACACGAGACAAGCGTCAATACATCAAACGAAAGCCTGAGTACTGGAACGAGAAAATCCAACAAACTCGACGTGCGAAACGAGCAAAACTGAATCTAATAAACTGCCAACCTGTTGAAGCAGTTGTGTTGGAGAACATGAATGAACCGGAATTGAGAGACTTCATTGAGGGAAAGGGTATCAAAACAAAAGCCAGAAGTCGGGACAGGCTTCTGAAAGAGGCAAAGCGTCTTGACACGTAA